Part of the Acidobacteriota bacterium genome is shown below.
TTCGACATCGAAGTGACCGGAGTTGGCAACAATCGCGCCATCATGCATCTTCTCGAAATGATGCGCGTCAATCACATGATGATTGCCGGTTACGGTGATGAAAATATCTCCAGCCGCTGCCGCATCCGCCATTTGCATCACGCGGAAACCATCCATCACCGCTTCAATGGCGCGAATCGGCTCAACTTCGCAAACGATGACATTGGCGCCGAGTCCGCGACCGCGCATCGCCACGCCTTTGCCGCACCAACCGTAACCAACGACAACCAGTGTGCGACCGGCAAGCAAAATATTGGTGGCGCGAATCACCCCATCAAGGGTTGATTGTCCCGTGCCATAGCGGTTATCAAAGAAGTGTTTGGTCTGCGCGTCATTGACGGCAACGGCGGGCCAGGTCATGCGACCGCTCTTTTCCAAAGCCCGCAACCGGACAAGTCCGGTCGTGGTCTCTTCGGTGGTGCCGATGATTTTGCCGAGCAGTTCGGGACGCTCTTTTACCATTGTGGCGACCACGTCCGAGCCGTCATCAATAATCAAATCCGGTTCGTGGTCGAGCGCCATGCGAACGTGACGATTATAGGTTTCGGGCGATTCGCCTTTGATGGCAAAAACCGGAATGCCATATTCGGCAACCAGCGCCGCCGCGACATCGTCCTGGGTTGACAGCGGATTCGAGGCAATCAACACCGCATCAACGCCACCGGCTTTCAAGGCGCGGGCGAGGTTCGCGGTCTCCGTGGTGATGTGGCAACAAGCCACCATCTTTTTGCCGGCGAGCGGACGCTCGGTGGCAAAGCGTTCACGAATCAAGCGGAGAACCGGCATTTCGCGCTCGGCCCACTCGATACGTTTTTTGCCAAGCGGCGCGAGGCTCAAATCTTTCACATCATAGTTTTGAACAGGTGAGCTACTGGACATTCGATATTTCTCCTTAAATTAGCAGTCGGTAGTCGGTGGTCGGTAAAAACAAGCTTAACTTTACCGGCTGCTGACTACTGGCTACCGACTACCGAGTTAAATTCCCGCCGAGGCTCTCAAGGCATCAGCTTTATCGGTGCGCTCCCAGGTGAATTCAGGTTCATTACGACCGAAGTGACCGTAAGCGGCGGTTTTCTTATAAATCGGTCGTCGCAAATCGAGGCTTTCGATAATCCCTTTGGGGGTGAGTTTGAAATGTTCGCGCACCAGGTCAGAGAGTTTGTCTTCATCAACTTTGCCGGAGCCGGCGGTATCAACCAGAACCGAGACCGGGTCGGCAACCCCGATGGCATATGCAAGTTGCACTTCGCATTTTTCTGCGAGTCCTGCGGCAACAATATTTTTGGCAATGTAGCGAGCCATGTAACAGGCTGAGCGATCAACTTTCGTGGGGTCTTTGCCTGAAAATGCGCCGCCGCCATGCGCGCCTGCGCCGCCGTAGGTATCAACGATAATTTTGCGACCCGTCAGTCCGGTGTCGCCCTGTGGGCCACCGACGACGAAACGACCTGTCGGGTTGATGTGGAATTTGGTATCGCCATCCATCATTTCACCCGGCACCACAGCGCGAATCACATGATTTAAAACATCATCGTAGATTTGCTCATTGGTTGCGGATTCGGCGTGCTGTGTGGAGATGACGACGGTGTCAACGCGAACCGGTTTACCGGCAACATACTCGACGGAAACCTGCGATTTGCCGTCGGGTCTGAGGTAATCCATTACCCCTTCTTTGCGAACTTCGGAAAGTTTTTTGGTCAGTTGATGCGCCAACATAATCGGCATCGGCATCAACTCCGGGGTTTCATTGCAAGCGTAACCGAACATCATGCCCTGATCGCCTGCGCCTTCGCGATCAACGCCCATGGCGATGTCAGGCGATTGCGTATCCATTGCGATGATGACCCCGCAGGTGTCGCAATCGAAGCCATATTTGGCGCGTGTATAGCCGATTTGGCGAATGGTTTCGCGCGCAATGCGATTGTAATCCAAAACCGCTTTGGTGGTAATTTCACCTGCGACCACCACAAGCCCGGTGGTGAGCAGGGTTTCGCAAGCCACGCGACCGGTTGGGTCTTCGGTCAAGACCGCGTCCAATACGGCATCGGAAACTTGATCGGCGATTTTATCCGGGTGCCCTTCGGTTACAGACTCCGACGTAAAAAAATGCTTATGTGTCCCCACGTAATTATTGCCTCCTGATTGATAATGCTCTGTGCGGGTGTGCTCCAGAGAGAATTTTGCTCGTACATTAAACGTCGGAATTTAACAGAGTGTCAAATGCAGCGTCAAGGTTGGTTCAAGATGCCTTTACCGACAAACTGGCTATAATTTTGTGAATAAGCGTTAGTGGTTGCTAGGGGCTAAAACTTATTCGGCTTAGCTGGGTTCTATTCACTCTCATACATAGAGAATAGTTTCATGCCACTTTCTTCGATCTATCGGCTGCCCGCATTCCACGTGGTGTTATTAAAGTAACCACATCCTTGCCACCCAAAAATTTCGCCAGCCTTATCCAACCTCTTTTGTGCAAAATCTCCAAAACAAAATGTGTCCAAAATCGTGATTTTCCAATTAGAGATTGTAATTTCTCACAGTCAAGTGGAACGCCATGCTCCATAATGCTCCCCATTGTCTGAACGATCACCTCTTCAAAGTTATGGTCTATGTCATTTGCAAATGCTTCAAAGCCATAAGAACTAAGTCTAAAAATGTAATTACCCTCGGTTTTCGCAAGGCGTTCAAGATACCCTGAGTCAAAAAGCCTCTCAATACTTTCATAAAAAGTGTCTTTATTAAGCTTCAGACGTTGAGCAAATTTCGATTGTTCAATCTTGCTCAATTCGACAAATTCTGTGTCATTTTTTGTGCAATACTCGACAATAGCGAGAAGGACGGCGTCATCTTGGCTGTTTAATGGCAACCGATAGACAAAAATCTTATCCGAAGTTATGGTCTGTACCTCTCTAATTCTTGGGTCTGAAGGACTCAAAAGCAAAATGTCATCCAGTGATATTTGAGTAGGCGGTTTTATATTATTGAGTACATCTCGAATCTTGCTATAGAGAACGGACTGGCCTTTAGTACGTACCAACGGAGAAGCAAGCAACAATTTCCATTCGCCGCTTTCAGGGTAGGAATACCAGAATGCTGATTCTAATCGTAACCCAGCATTACCCAAAGCGTTTAAGACTTCCCAACCTTCGTCTATTTTCATTTCTACCAATGTTGTTTTATCCATTTCAAAACCCCATGCCTTCTATCTGCTATAGCCTGATACAATCCCTGAGCTTCCGCTTGGCCATGTGTAGTATACCGGCTTGACTCATCCCAGGTTATAACAACCTTCCAATTAATTTCAAAAGTCGGATCTGATGTTTTCTCGGTATTAAGTGACGCCACTAAACCTGCCACTTTAACAAGATCGGATAAATTATGTGTGTAGCTTTCGTTCGCGCGTTTTTTATCTGGAAAATCGTATCGCCTAGTCAGTTTTGCAATGCAAGCTTTCAACGCACACTCAACTATATAACCACAAAGATAGTACGCCCCTGAATACTTCCCATGATCAAGTAATAGTTTGGCTTCTTTTAATCGTATTTTTGTGAGTTCCTTTAAATCATCCCTATTCATAAATGAGCTTTCTCATTCCACCATTTTTATTACTTCACTTTGACTCTTGAAAGTAAGAAGGTTATCACACACACTTAAAGTCTTAACGTATTAAACATATCAACGGCTCGCAACCACGCCGACCTGCTCGCACATCTCCAGCACCGGGCAGGTTGAACATTTCGGAGCCGAACCCGTGCAGAGGTGTTTGCCGAAAGGCACCAGCAACCGGTTGATTTCCACCCAGTATTTTTTCGGCAATTTATTTTCCAATGCCACCAGGGTTTGTTCAGGCGTTTTAGTTTGAACATAGCCCCAGCGATTGGTCACGCGATGCACATGAATATCTACGCCAATACGCGCCTGACCGCAGGCAATTCCTAAAACCAGATTAGCGCATTTCGGTCCGACGCCCTTTAACGATAGCAACACCGGTTCATCACAAGGCAGCGCATTGCCGAATTCTTCAACGGCGCGACGCGCGATGTCATGAATTTGTTGCGCTTTGTTTTCATGAAAAGTGGCTTGCCGAATCAGCGCGTCAATCTCTTTGACGCTGAGTCTGGTCATCTCAAGCGGGGTGCGCGCTCGCGCGAAAAGCGAGCGCGCCACCGGCAACATTACTTCGTCATAAGTGCGAATCGAGATGATGCAGGAGACCAGCAATTCAAAAACCGAGTTGTGACCTTCGCTGGCAAGCTCAAACATAGCGGCTTTGGCAAAGGGTTCGACAGCTTGATCAATGCGTCGCAGAGCCTTATCAATATCGAGCGGTTGTTTCTCTGGGTTCACGTCTTCAAGTTTACGCAAAAGCGCTTGCGGATTGTAGGGGAATCATCGCTGGTGGACTGAATTTTGATAATCCATCTGTTTTTGAATGCGTTCACGCGCTTCCCTGCCTGCGAGTTTTTCGCAAAGATAAAGTCCCAGGTCAAGCGAAGAAGAGACGCCGCGCGCCGTAAT
Proteins encoded:
- the ahcY gene encoding adenosylhomocysteinase is translated as MSSSSPVQNYDVKDLSLAPLGKKRIEWAEREMPVLRLIRERFATERPLAGKKMVACCHITTETANLARALKAGGVDAVLIASNPLSTQDDVAAALVAEYGIPVFAIKGESPETYNRHVRMALDHEPDLIIDDGSDVVATMVKERPELLGKIIGTTEETTTGLVRLRALEKSGRMTWPAVAVNDAQTKHFFDNRYGTGQSTLDGVIRATNILLAGRTLVVVGYGWCGKGVAMRGRGLGANVIVCEVEPIRAIEAVMDGFRVMQMADAAAAGDIFITVTGNHHVIDAHHFEKMHDGAIVANSGHFDVELNLVALAEMSEEKVEVRPFVDEYKLKSTGNRIIVLGEGRLINLAAAEGHPASVMDMSFANQALSAEYLVLNHGKLTPGLHLLPEEVDKEIASLKLEAMGVKIDNLTPEMIEYMNSWEIGT
- the metK gene encoding methionine adenosyltransferase, with product MGTHKHFFTSESVTEGHPDKIADQVSDAVLDAVLTEDPTGRVACETLLTTGLVVVAGEITTKAVLDYNRIARETIRQIGYTRAKYGFDCDTCGVIIAMDTQSPDIAMGVDREGAGDQGMMFGYACNETPELMPMPIMLAHQLTKKLSEVRKEGVMDYLRPDGKSQVSVEYVAGKPVRVDTVVISTQHAESATNEQIYDDVLNHVIRAVVPGEMMDGDTKFHINPTGRFVVGGPQGDTGLTGRKIIVDTYGGAGAHGGGAFSGKDPTKVDRSACYMARYIAKNIVAAGLAEKCEVQLAYAIGVADPVSVLVDTAGSGKVDEDKLSDLVREHFKLTPKGIIESLDLRRPIYKKTAAYGHFGRNEPEFTWERTDKADALRASAGI
- a CDS encoding HEPN domain-containing protein; translation: MNRDDLKELTKIRLKEAKLLLDHGKYSGAYYLCGYIVECALKACIAKLTRRYDFPDKKRANESYTHNLSDLVKVAGLVASLNTEKTSDPTFEINWKVVITWDESSRYTTHGQAEAQGLYQAIADRRHGVLKWIKQHW
- the nth gene encoding endonuclease III, which produces MNPEKQPLDIDKALRRIDQAVEPFAKAAMFELASEGHNSVFELLVSCIISIRTYDEVMLPVARSLFARARTPLEMTRLSVKEIDALIRQATFHENKAQQIHDIARRAVEEFGNALPCDEPVLLSLKGVGPKCANLVLGIACGQARIGVDIHVHRVTNRWGYVQTKTPEQTLVALENKLPKKYWVEINRLLVPFGKHLCTGSAPKCSTCPVLEMCEQVGVVASR